Genomic DNA from Telopea speciosissima isolate NSW1024214 ecotype Mountain lineage chromosome 2, Tspe_v1, whole genome shotgun sequence:
CATTGTTTTGAagtcgaaaccttggtttccccatcaatgAGCAAAAAATCCCTGATTTCGACCGAAACTTACCAAAACTCGATTTTGACCAGGTTGAAACCAGATCGAAACTCGAATTTTTAAACCTTGAGTGAAACTATatggacaagggataaaatagtaaaaaaaaaccaaagataaACTTGTCCATTACATCCGGTTCATGCCGATACCATATTGGTATCATTTCAATTTTTAAGTTGTCCCATACCGATCCAAAAcaatgcactaaaaccatgaccaTTTCGGCATTTCTGTCCCTATGatatatttttatgttcttacCAAGACAAACTCGGTATGATGACAATCTCAATGCAATCAACTCGGGTAAGAGCAAAACCTTTTTGTTTgcattttaaatttgtttttttctcataaaaaaacctttgttttttttgagaGAGCTTCCCACAATGCAAGTTGGGGGGAGTCGGGAGGTGGTTTGCATGCCGGACAAAAATAATCAATGTGAGAGGAAAATAATACTTAGGCATTGTGACGAGTCACACCAATAGTGATGCAAAAAAAGGTATATCTCAAATGAGCAGTGTAGAGAAAGGCATATCCCACAGGATCAGGGTAGGAGATACAAAATAATAACTTCATGTGGGAGGGAAATAGTACTCAGACATCATGACGATTCGCATCAATAATGGTGCAAAGAAAGGTATGACCCCCACGATTAAagtagaagagaaaataataaaaaactccAAGAGAAAAATAATACTCAAGCATCGTCGCagttcttttcccttattttatttataatctatTCTAATCGACGATTGACATCTCTTTGCATATCTGAGTAGAAACTATAAACTAAGAAGGGGAAGATCCCTAAAAAATAAGGGGTAGTTTTGGTATTTCGATGGAGACTATTATCCTCATCCAAAGGTTTGTGCACGATCATGCACCATTCATGAATCCTTTTGCCAACCaacaataaagaaaatagagaagattaaaaaaaagggcaagtCATCCTCACATGCTCATGCTACCACAAGTTTTTATTGTGGGCCGCACTAAAATCTTCTTAAACAGACAGAAATGCGTATGTGCTTTCGCAAATAGGCCCAAAATACAGCTTGCAGAAGGATGAAAAAGTAAAGGTGGGCCCAATCCAACCCCTAGTGTAACATGTTCTCACGCCCATTAACTGTCAAGTTCCGTTTGGTTGCTAGGGAAATGTAAATATTCCTCTAAGAAGTGAACTATattccatttggttgcaaggaaaatataaatattgttgtaagaaatgaaatatattttacaagAAGTCATTTTTAggttccatttggttgcaaagggatttgaaagaaaatgaaattttcaaacctaataaagaaaattttgtaatcGTTACACCACATGACTACGTCattaaattcaaataatttatatttatctattaaatttcattttacttcaATTTTCCGTGCAGTCAAATGGAGCGTCAATAATCTTCTTGAAAACGCAGGCAAACACTAATGCTAGTGTTTAGTTgctaaaaaaatacaaatatttttttgaaaataagataTATTTTATAAGAGATACaaatatttttcttcatttccttttcctcttttcccttcaaaccaaacggagcctatcAGTGTCTCTCAGTCTCAAACATGGGCTCGACATTCACAGAtgaatcttacccaaaaaaaaacgaaaaagacaTTCACAGATGAGTTATATAACCTTATTTGCTAATGGGCCCCCACCCAAGTTAAACAAGAGCAATTGAATCAGTGGATGGCATAAATTGTAATAGTTTCGAAACCGAAGCCGATTTATAAGTTTTGTTGCACAAAAATCCTCAGCAGTTTTCAGAAAGAACCGCTTCGACATTAACGTGGTAAGAACAACAAATATGGACCGTCCAGGAACGTGGTTTTACTGAAGGTTTCGACGCCCGCGTCCCGCGTACTCGCCCACCTTCGTGAGCTTCGTCTGTAGGCCCAGGCCCATCTATTAATTCAGCATGTGACGTAATGCAATAGATAATCAGCCTTTGGATGCCTTATCGACAGCTGAGATTTCTttactgctctctctctcttccccatttcATACTATAAATGGTTGGTGTCTTGATGAGCTTCCATTATTGAAGAAACTCAAGAGCCAAGCGAGGAAGCTTGGCTTTCTCTTCTATCACTCCATTCGAAACCATCTTTAGGGTTCTCAGAATCTTTCTGCAATTTGGGTTTCAGTTTATCTGAAACCTTTCTTTGAGGAAAACGAGGGAAAAGAAAGAACGAAGGAAATGCTTCTGCGAAGCGCGTCAACACCGATCCTAAACTCATGGCTTCCTCACTCGAAGGAGTCGTCGCCGGAATCCGAATTGGCTCTTCACATCCCCAGGAGCAGATCAATTACCTTGAcggcttctgcttcttcttcgaATTTGATGTCTCCCATTGACGATTCAATGAAGAAGATGACCAGAGCAATGTCGGAGAGCGATCTCCGGGAGCTCGCAGTGGTTCCGAAGCCTCCGAAGCGGAAGACTTTAGGTCGAGGTCTGAGTGGGCTGTCCACGATATCGGcggaagaaggaaaggaacaaGAAATTGGGGTTACCGAGTCTAAGAATCAATCTCTCGAGCGGTTGTTCTCGAGCTCTGGTTTGGATGAATCTGTGATGGAGGCGAGCTATGAAGCATATGCAACTGGTGTGTGCCAGGAGGATAAGGGGTTGGCAACCCTTGTGGGCGGTGGAATTGGGGGTGATGGCGGTGGTAGAAGAGGATCACATGGTGGGGATGGAAATGATGGCTTTGGGTTTTCGGATTCCAACCACGGGAATGATAAAACTGAAGTTTATTACCAGAAGATGATCGAAGCCAATCCCGGGAACGGTCTGATCCTTGGAAATTATGCAAGATTCTTGAAAGAGGTAATAATTCAACTCAAAGATTCTATCGAATTGTGTCTTTTAAAAGAAGTGATTTTATTGAGCTTGGGTTCTTTCCACAAGTTTGAATGACTGTGTGACCAATCTCTGATTAGAAGTCCTGTTCTGCTCGATGGAAAACAGGTTCGCGGAGACTTTGCGAAAGCAGAAGAGTATTGTGGGAGAGCAATTTTGGCGAACCCAGGTGATGGAAATGTTCTATCACTCTATGCTGATCTGATTTGGGAATCCCACAAAGATGCTCATCGAGCTGAGAGATACTTTGATCAAGCCGTTAAAGCGGCCCCTGATGACTGGTAAGATAGTTTTTCTGTTAATTCTTCATATGTTTTCATTTGCTTTCCAATTGGGTCTCCTCAAGGTAGACAAGTATTTCCAATAAGGTGGGcttttcatttaatttcaaATTGGGTTTTCTCTGAAAGAGTTGATACTTATAAGACATTTCCAGTAAGAAATTTTCATTGGTCTAAACCTGTTATTTTGATTCTGTTGATGCAGTTATGTTCTAGCTTCGTATGCTCGATTTCTATGGGAtgctgaagatgaagaagatgaagaagaaggtgaggaagagcaggaggaggaggaggaagaaaatgaaGCTTATGGAATGGTGGGCAACATGAATAAAATAGCATCACCTACACCAGTCAATTTCTTCCGAGGAGCAACTCCACCTCTGGCAGCGGCTTCTTAAAACTGGAATCTGCCACTGAGACAAGAATCACTGTGTTACTGTGTATATGCGTTCCTTTCTCTTCGTCTTCCTCTCGCACTCTCTTCTTGTAGAAACcataaagagggagagagagagagatttggcCGGGAGAAACACTACTCAGTAGAAGTCATCTGACTGTAAATTTTTGGCTTCTTTTTACCTTTCAATCACTTTTGCCTGTTAGTGCAGATGAGAGTTGTAGTTCATGACTTATTGACTGGTTGGTTGGAGGTCACATCATCATCAAAGTTAAAatacttaaattaaaaaaaaaaaaatctaagataTTTGATTCTTTTGTCTTTGCAACTCTCATGAACCAAtcataaaaattagggttaattccaaatgcccccttgaaaATGGCCAAACGTATGGTTGCAcccctgaactttcactaatgcaACGTGCCCCCTGTTTCCAAACTAAGTATCAATATGGTCCCTCCTATTAGTCAGAGACGTTATGTTATAATGGAtcttagtttttgaaaatttatggatcattctgccccttgataggataaaatgaccaaaataaccttccttgaaaaaaaaaaaaaaaaaaaaaaaaacttgcaactcatcttccccaaatcgtttagggtttggggaagatgagttcttgaatcagaaatcaaaaATGGAAGTCCACGATAACGAGAGTGAGCCAAATTCCCCAGTTAACTTTTGGGGAAGTGGTTTAATGTCGCGGGGAGAATAACCTTACTTCAATGCCGAAATCATTCTGAGGCATCCTatattcaaatcaaaatcatgaATCCTGTAACTATAAAACGCAACTAAAGCTTGCCTCATGTCTTCAACACTCGGAGAAACCCTGTACTCGTAATAAAATTCCCTAATTCTGTTACATCGAAGGATAAAAGCTTCAACCAGAGCACGTAAAAGCACCTGCTGAACTCTATCCTTCCAACCAGAACACACAGGAACTTCTTCCTGGTAAAGAACTCTCCTCTTAAAAGATTTCAGTTCTGTAACTGACATCCATTCACCATCTTTTGCAGTTATTGAACTCTGCAgaagggtaaataaatataCCAAAAAGAGAGGCCAAGTGCTAACAACAAAAGACGAAGTGATTTTATGAGCTGGA
This window encodes:
- the LOC122651261 gene encoding uncharacterized protein LOC122651261 — encoded protein: MLLRSASTPILNSWLPHSKESSPESELALHIPRSRSITLTASASSSNLMSPIDDSMKKMTRAMSESDLRELAVVPKPPKRKTLGRGLSGLSTISAEEGKEQEIGVTESKNQSLERLFSSSGLDESVMEASYEAYATGVCQEDKGLATLVGGGIGGDGGGRRGSHGGDGNDGFGFSDSNHGNDKTEVYYQKMIEANPGNGLILGNYARFLKEVRGDFAKAEEYCGRAILANPGDGNVLSLYADLIWESHKDAHRAERYFDQAVKAAPDDCYVLASYARFLWDAEDEEDEEEGEEEQEEEEEENEAYGMVGNMNKIASPTPVNFFRGATPPLAAAS